The Triticum aestivum cultivar Chinese Spring chromosome 7B, IWGSC CS RefSeq v2.1, whole genome shotgun sequence genome window below encodes:
- the LOC123157332 gene encoding probable serine/threonine-protein kinase BSK3, which translates to MGAPPWRLLCCCCCRESDRNGVDDLKLKPDAADGEEGPAGDWYDLPPFQEFTFQQLRLATSGFAAENIISESGDKAPNVVYKGKLDAQRRIAVKRFSRSAWPDPRQFMEEAKSVGQLRNKRIVNLLGCCCEADERLLVAEYMPNDTLAKHLFHWESQAMVWPMRLRVVLYLAEALDYCISKERALYHDLNAYRVLFDDDCNPRLSCFGLMKNSRDGKSYSTNLAFTPPEYMRTGRITPESVIYSFGTLLLDVLSGKHIPPSHALDLIRDRNFSMLIDSCLEGQFSNEEGTDLMRLASRCLHYEPRERPNVRSLVLALASLQKDVESQSYDLMDKPRGGAFTLQSIHLSPLAEACSRKDLTAIHEHLETAGYKDDEGTANELSFQMWTNQMQATIDSKKKGDTAFRQKDFSMAIDCYSQFIDVGTMVSPTIYARRCLSYLMNDMPQQALDDAVQALAIFPTWPTAFYLQAAALFSLGKENEAREALKDGSAVETRSKGH; encoded by the exons ATGGGGGCGCCGCCGTGGAGGCtgctgtgctgctgctgctgccgcgagTCCGATCGCAATGGGGTGGACGACCTCAAGCTCAAGCCCGACGCCGCCG ATGGGGAGGAGGGGCCGGCGGGGGACTGGTACGACCTCCCGCCATTCCAGGAGTTCACCTTCCAGCAGCTGCGCCTCGCCACCTCGGGCTTCGCCGCCGAGAACATCATCTCCGAGAGCGGCGACAAGGCGCCTAACGTCGTCTACAAGGGCAAGCTCGACGCCCAGCGCCGTATCGCCGTCAAGCGCTTCAGCCGCTCTGCCTGGCCCGACCCGCGCCAGTTCATG GAAGAAGCTAAGTCTGTTGGCCAGCTCCGGAACAAAAGAATCGTAAATTTGCTTGGTTGTTGCTGTGAAGCCGATGAAAGATTGCTTGTTGCTGAGTACATGCCCAATGACACACTGGCGAAGCATCTGTTCCATT GGGAGTCACAGGCAATGGTATGGCCCATGAGATTACGGGTTGTTCTGTATCTTGCCGAGGCTTTGGACTACTGCATAAGCAAGGAGCGGGCTCTCTATCATGATCTTAATGCCTATAGAGTTCTGTTTGATGAT GACTGCAACCCTAGGCTTTCATGTTTCGGCCTAATGAAGAACAGTCGGGATGGCAAAAGTTACAGCACCAATTTGGCATTCACTCCTCCTGAATATATGAGGACTG GAAGAATAACTCCGGAAAGTGTCATATACAGCTTTGGCACATTGTTGTTGGATGTTCTTAGTGGGAAGCATATTCCTCCTAGCCAT GCTCTTGACCTGATTCGTGATCGAAACTTCAGTATGCTCATAGACTCCTGTTTAGAGGGCCAATTTTCGAACGAGGAAGGAACAGACCTTATGCGTTTAGCTTCAAGGTGCCTGCATTATGAACCACGAGAGCGGCCTAATGTAAGATCTTTGGTTCTTGCACTGGCTTCTCTTCAGAAGGATGTTGAG TCGCAATCTTACGACCTGATGGATAAGCCCCGTGGTGGTGCATTTACTCTTCAATCAATTCATCTTTCCCCTCTTGCTGAAGCTTGCTCCAGAAAGGATCTTACTGCAATACATGAACATCTAGAAACAGCTGGCTATAAAGATGACGAGGGAACAGCAAATGAG CTCTCATTTCAAATGTGGACTAATCAAATGCAAGCTACAATTGATTCAAAGAAGAAGGGCGACACTGCATTCCGACAAAAGGATTTTAGCATGGCCATTGATTGCTACTCTCAG TTCATTGATGTTGGTACCATGGTTTCGCCAACAATTTATGCAAGGCGTTGCTTGTCATATCTCATGAACGACATGCCACAACAAGCTCTGGATGATGCAGTGCAGGCTCTGGCGATATTTCCTACATGGCCAACTGCATTTTATCTTCAGGCTGCGGCCCTATTTTCATTAGGAAAAGAAAACGAAGCTCGAGAAGCACTCAAGGATGGTTCGGCTGTGGAGACAAGGAGTAAGGGGCATTGA